In one Silene latifolia isolate original U9 population chromosome 10, ASM4854445v1, whole genome shotgun sequence genomic region, the following are encoded:
- the LOC141606963 gene encoding receptor-like protein 7, translating into MTIRFRSSRVSRLQMVVLSFAVCAIVTIFGNSLLPPCPDHEKFSLFHLKESFLIDCTASAFDPSAYPRVKSWDIANNCCLWDGVECSQNTGHVIGLDLSSSCLRGTITGNSTLFSLTHLETLNLAFNDFNYSHIPPEIGHFIMLKSLNLSNSAFSGQIPLEISQLSRLSILDLSWNGHSSANTQLDLRLKDPSLEKIYRNLTRLTHLDLTLVDISSTVPTTLANLTSLKVIVLTICNLYGALPTSIFHLPRLEFLRLDGNRELTGTFPQFNFGSPLKELDLFSVAFSGQLPPSIGNLASLEILELMNCNLTGFIPPSLGNLTNLNHLGLANNYFVGNFPPFLTNLTQLRQLDLSNLRVRQGNLMSQLPQLHRLTILRLAGLNLAGEVPSFLANFTSLRFLDLNGNQLTGPLPHWFTNLTRLSSLYLKDNHLEGPIPNWFSQLSNIQSLEMSNNNLFGTINTFLNLEKLLFLSLDGINLTFPSISNTNSSRLKLNILNLGFCNLAEFPQFLRNQDKLQAISLKGNNIHGKVQEWFVNITKETLLSINLSNNKLTGFEKPTLVLPWNNLEIMDLSFNRFAGPLPRPPNHSIMMYSFSNNHLTGGIPDHICGSSSLALLDLSNNNMSGRIPPCVGEWLGKTLLALNLQGNNFHGRIPPTFKKSCKLKMINLSQNRLDGQLPKSLLNCTMLEILDLGKNRVNDTFPAWLGSLHALQVLVLNHNNFYGRIEGQESDLDFSQLHILDMSYNHLTGGLPAGYFQKWPAMREPSEDRSEIDKTMIYFYFEMNMHSFFYADKSYNYSITITNKGRESFFSRVLNVFRVLDFSSNNFINEIPDSIGDLKGLQALNLSNNNLNGGIPVSVAKIRDLESLDLSRNMLIGEIPRELSQLTSLEVFNVSFNHLIGPIPQGNQFDTFDDSSFYGNSELCGSLLTSKCEISGTELPLKPVTNEKGEENSKLIDWVIRTLGCVSGFVVGFVIGKFHVTDKHHDWFIDTFGRRQR; encoded by the coding sequence ATGACGATAAGGTTCAGGTCATCTAGAGTTTCTAGACTACAGATGGTTGTTCTTAGTTTCGCAGTATGCGCCATCGTGACTATTTTTGGCAACTCATTACTGCCACCATGTCCCGATCACGAGAAATTTTCCTTGTTCCACTTGAAGGAAAGCTTCCTCATAGATTGCACTGCCTCAGCTTTTGATCCGTCTGCTTATCCAAGAGTAAAATCATGGGATATTGCCAATAACTGTTGTCTGTGGGATGGAGTCGAATGCAGCCAGAACACGGGTCATGTGATTGGGCTCGATCTTAGCTCTAGCTGCCTTCGGGGCACAATCACGGGTAATAGCACACTCTTTAGCCTTACTCATCTCGAAACCCTTAATCTGGCCTTCAATGACTTCAACTATTCTCATATACCACCGGAAATTGGTCATTTTATCATGCTAAAAAGCCTTAACCTTTCCAATTCGGCATTTAGTGGCCAAATCCCATTAGAAATCTCGCAACTTTCAAGACTTTCCATCCTTGATCTTTCCTGGAATGGCCACTCTTCTGCTAACACGCAGCTTGACCTGAGACTCAAAGATCCCAGTCTTGAAAAGATTTATCGAAACTTGACCCGCTTGACCCACCTCGATCTTACTTTGGTTGACATATCTTCCACAGTGCCAACCACCTTGGCTAATCTGACTTCACTTAAAGTTATCGTGCTCACGATTTGTAATCTGTACGGTGCACTTCCAACCAGTATATTCCACTTGCCCAGACTTGAATTCCTTCGTCTAGATGGCAACCGGGAACTTACCGGCACCTTTCCTCAGTTTAATTTCGGTAGCCCTCTCAAGGAGTTAGATCTCTTCTCGGTAGCATTTTCCGGTCAACTGCCTCCCTCAATTGGAAATCTGGCAAGTTTGGAAATACTCGAATTAATGAATTGCAACCTCACCGGGTTCATACCGCCTTCTCTAGGCAACCTAACAAACCTCAATCACTTGGGGCTTGCTAACAACTATTTCGTAGGAAATTTCCCCCCTTTTCTCACAAATTTAACCCAACTAAGGCAATTAGATCTATCAAACCTTCGTGTAAGGCAGGGAAATTTGATGTCTCAGCTACCTCAGCTACACAGACTCACCATCCTAAGACTTGCTGGCCTAAACTTAGCCGGTGAGGTTCCGTCTTTCCTTGCTAACTTCACTAGTCTCAGGTTTTTGGACCTTAACGGAAACCAACTTACAGGCCCCCTTCCACATTGGTTCACCAATCTAACCAGACTATCTAGCCTCTACCTGAAGGACAACCATCTGGAGGGGCCGATCCCAAACTGGTTTTCTCAGCTTTCCAACATCCAATCTCTAGAAATGTCCAACAACAACTTGTTTGGCACAATTAACACCTTCTTAAACCTCGAAAAGCTCTTGTTTCTAAGTCTAGATGGTATCAACCTAACGTTCCCATCTATTTCAAACACTAATTCATCTCGTCTTAAGTTGAATATCTTGAACCTCGGCTTTTGCAACTTAGCCGAATTCCCACAGTTCTTACGTAACCAAGATAAGCTACAAGCCATATCACTCAAAGGGAATAACATTCATGGCAAAGTCCAAGAGTGGTTTGTGAATATAACTAAAGAGACTCTCCTATCAATAAACCTATCAAACAACAAACTTACTGGCTTTGAAAAACCTACCTTAGTCCTCCCATGGAATAATCTTGAGATCATGGACCTTAGTTTTAACAGGTTTGCTGGGCCCCTTCCTCGCCCACCAAATCACAGCATAATGATGTATAGTTTCTCTAATAACCACTTAACCGGAGGTATTCCCGATCATATTTGTGGTTCAAGCTCATTGGCTTTATTGGATTTGTCTAACAACAACATGAGTGGCCGAATCCCCCCATGTGTAGGTGAATGGCTTGGTAAGACTCTATTAGCTCTAAATTTGCAAGGGAATAACTTCCATGGCAGAATACCTCCAACATTCAAGAAATCATGCAAGCTAAAGATGATCAACTTGAGTCAAAATCGACTCGACGGTCAACTTCCGAAGTCACTGCTCAACTGTACGATGCTTGAGATACTTGACCTGGGCAAAAATCGAGTCAATGACACTTTTCCAGCATGGTTAGGAAGTCTCCATGCTCTTCAAGTTCTTGTCCTAAATCATAATAATTTCTACGGGAGAATTGAGGGTCAGGAATCTGACCTAGATTTCAGCCAGCTTCACATTTTAGACATGTCCTACAATCATCTTACAGGTGGTTTACCAGCTGGGTACTTCCAGAAGTGGCCTGCAATGAGAGAACCAAGTGAAGATAGATCAGAAATTGACAAAACCATGATTTATTTCTATTTTGAGATGAATATGCATTCATTTTTTTACGCTGATAAGTCGTACAATTACTCCATAACCATAACAAATAAAGGAAGAGAGAGTTTTTTCTCGAGGGTATTGAATGTGTTCCGAGTCCTGGATTTCTCGAGTAACAATTTCATCAATGAGATTCCTGACAGCATTGGGGATTTAAAGGGGCTTCAAGCACTCAACCTATCAAATAATAATCTTAATGGGGGAATACCGGTCTCAGTGGCCAAAATTAGAGATCTCGAGTCACTAGACCTTTCACGGAACATGCTCATAGGAGAGATTCCTCGAGAGCTCTCCCAGTTGACATCTTTGGAGGTATTCAACGTTTCCTTCAATCATCTAATCGGGCCTATACCACAAGGAAATCAGTTTGATACATTCGATGATAGCTCCTTTTATGGTAACTCGGAATTGTGTGGTAGTTTACTGACCAGTAAGTGTGAAATTTCTGGCACAGAGCTGCCACTGAAGCCAGTGACAAATGAAAAGGGAGAAGAAAACTCCAAGTTGATTGATTGGGTCATTAGAACACTAGGCTGTGTAAGTGGGTTTGTTGTTGGCTTTGTTATTGGCAAGTTTCATGTCACTGACAAGCATCATGATTGGTTCATAGATACTTTCGGAAGGAGGCAGCGATGA
- the LOC141604722 gene encoding uncharacterized protein LOC141604722, giving the protein MALEVQLPPLLDFDFNTGRESPSVETRPSTPKRFGEVYFSAPSSPARGFGVYGGFDGELSFSNYERGDVSTSSSPLCWDRSSWFFPSPNRAIDRIKTMETIRSPFLSPETPSSNNSRRKKSFWSTFSPKRRKDNKLNPFQALDKGETKTEKVRGRGRERESDVPASRSGRRVTRSLSPLRVSKYPWEEHQEEERGAQNTNQSSSNTKPPLSAKGSRKWRLKDFLLFRSASEGHTTEKDPFRKYAEMYRKHHVVKSPAPKSADGSPIVPAPRKGQISAHELHYTVNKAISQDMKKKTFLPYKQGILGRLAVNPAVHALAYGYGSVPNTYG; this is encoded by the coding sequence ATGGCATTAGAAGTACAACTACCACCTCTATTAGATTTTGATTTCAACACGGGACGAGAGTCGCCATCTGTCGAAACTCGTCCCTCTACGCCAAAACGGTTTGGTGAAGTCTATTTTAGTGCCCCGAGTAGTCCTGCTCGGGGTTTTGGTGTTTATGGCGGGTTTGATGGTGAGTTATCTTTTTCAAATTATGAAAGAGGTGATGTTTCTACGTCTTCATCGCCGTTATGTTGGGATAGAAGTTCGTGGTTTTTTCCATCGCCAAATAGAGCGATAGATAGAATTAAGACGATGGAAACTATAAGGAGTCCGTTTTTATCACCGGAAACACCAAGTTCGAATAATTCACGACGGAAGAAAAGTTTTTGGAGCACTTTTTCTCCGAAAAGAAGGAAAGATAACAAACTCAACCCTTTTCAGGCTTTAGATAAGGGAGAAACAAAAACAGAGAAAgtgagaggaagaggaagagaaaGAGAGTCAGATGTACCTGCATCGAGATCAGGACGAAGGGTAACACGGTCACTTTCGCCACTTCGTGTGTCCAAGTATCCATGGGAAGAACACCAAGAAGAGGAAAGAGGAGCACAGAATACAAATCAATCTTCATCAAATACGAAACCACCCCTTTCTGCAAAAGGAAGTCGGAAATGGAGGTTGAAAGATTTCTTACTCTTTAGGAGTGCATCCGAGGGACACACAACGGAGAAAGACCCTTTCAGGAAGTACGCAGAAATGTACAGGAAACATCATGTGGTGAAAAGCCCGGCCCCCAAATCAGCAGATGGTTCACCCATTGTTCCTGCACCACGGAAAGGACAGATTTCAGCTCATGAGTTACATTATACAGTAAACAAGGCAATCTCTCAAGACATGAAGAAGAAAACTTTCTTACCATATAAACAAGGGATTCTGGGTCGGCTGGCTGTTAATCCCGCAGTCCATGCATTAGCGTATGGGTACGGATCTGTACCCAACACTTATGGTTGA